Proteins encoded within one genomic window of Trichoderma asperellum chromosome 2, complete sequence:
- a CDS encoding uncharacterized protein (MEROPS:MER0094876), producing MPFDAVGAAVATSKDGADALFNPSYPDFSRFHSRRSVVYSTKGIVAASQPLAAQAGLDILKAGGNAVDAAIATAAALGVTEPNSTGVGGDMFMIYWDEKKKKAFAMNGSGRSPAALTIDKCREIGLSGNLLPPQHANSVTVPGQVAGWFDAMDTYGSGKVTMDQILKPSIELCEDGFPVSEITARHWIECEGLLKKSSPNGGEVLLAGGKAPRAGHVFKNPNLAKVLREIASKGKAGFYEGWVAESIADTLQKLQGVMTTQDLKDHTTTFVEPISQAYNEYKLWECPPNGQGIIALEALGIIKSLEKEEKIPPLKSLQHNSIEYVHTIIEALRYAFADGDAYVSDPEHSGPIWKSLLSEKYLAERASCFKLDAVDTTLKHGFPKNASDTVYLTTSDSEGNACSFICSLASNFGGGIVPKGCGFALQNRGTQFQLREGHVNTLRPRKRPYHTIIPAMVTKNDRLDLSFGVMGGFMQPQGHLQVMLNSCVFGFNAQDALDAPRVCIRPSRTLPEYATAGDYSKLTQKSMICLEEGFPEETVEGLRKLGHEVELITGWNRDLFGRGQVIQANYDPSGQRVYNGGSDLRSDGHAVAW from the coding sequence ATGCCCTTTGACGCTGTTGGTGCTGCCGTGGCAACTTCAAAAGATGGAGCGGATGCTTTGTTCAATCCCTCATATCCCGATTTCAGCCGTTTCCATAGTCGCAGATCGGTTGTGTATAGCACAAAAGGCATTGTTGCGGCGTCACAGCCTCTTGCTGCGCAAGCTGGCCTGGACATTTTGAAAGCGGGTGGCAATGCGGTTGATGCAGCGATAGCCACCGCGGCTGCCCTCGGCGTAACAGAGCCAAACTCGACTGGTGTAGGAGGAGATATGTTCATGATATATtgggatgagaagaagaagaaagctttTGCAATGAACGGATCAGGTCGCTCGCCAGCCGCGTTAACAATTGACAAGTGTCGCGAAATAGGCTTGAGCGGGAATTTACTGCCGCCCCAGCATGCAAACTCAGTTACAGTTCCTGGCCAAGTTGCCGGATGGTTTGATGCAATGGATACCTACGGCAGCGGTAAAGTCACGATGGACCAGATTCTGAAACCGTCTATAGAACTCTGTGAGGACGGTTTCCCAGTGTCCGAAATCACAGCCCGACACTGGATAGAGTGTGAGGGGTTACTGAAAAAGTCGTCTCCAAACGGCGGCGAAGTTCTCTTGGCAGGCGGCAAAGCTCCGAGAGCAGGGCATGTCTTCAAAAACCCCAATCTCGCCAAGGTGCTTCGAGAAATTGCTTCCAAAGGCAAAGCAGGATTTTATGAGGGGTGGGTTGCAGAGTCTATTGCGGACACTCTCCAGAAACTCCAGGGTGTTATGACGACTCAAGACTTGAAAGACCATACGACCACCTTTGTTGAACCAATATCTCAGGCTTACAACGAGTATAAGCTATGGGAGTGTCCGCCTAATGGTCAGGGTATCATAGCTCTGGAGGCGTTGGGGATTATCAAGAGCctagagaaggaagagaagattcCTCCTCTCAAGAGTCTACAGCATAACTCTATTGAGTATGTTCATACTATTATAGAAGCTCTGAGGTATGCATTTGCCGATGGAGATGCGTATGTCTCGGATCCAGAGCATTCCGGGCCAATTTGGAAAAGTCTACTCAGCGAGAAATACCTCGCTGAGCGAGCGTCTTGCTTCAAATTGGATGCCGTTGATACAACCTTGAAGCACGGGTTCCCCAAAAACGCTTCAGATACCGTCTATCTCACTACGTCTGACTCGGAAGGTAATGCATGCAGCTTCATCTGCTCACTTGCTTCCAACTTTGGCGGCGGAATTGTTCCGAAAGGCTGTGGCTTCGCCCTACAGAATCGAGGAACACAGTTCCAGCTGCGTGAGGGACACGTAAATACGCTCAGGCCCCGCAAGCGACCATATCACACCATCATTCCAGCCATGGTAACGAAGAATGACCGTCTCGATCTCTCCTTTGGTGTGATGGGCGGCTTCATGCAGCCACAAGGCCACTTGCAAGTAATGCTCAACTCGTGTGTCTTTGGCTTCAACGCTCAAGATGCTCTGGATGCTCCAAGAGTGTGTATCCGACCGTCACGCACGTTGCCTGAGTATGCAACGGCTGGCGACTATTCTAAATTGACACAAAAGTCTATGATATGTTTAGAAGAAGGATTCCCGGAAGAGACAGTTGAGGGTTTGCGCAAACTAGGACATGAGGTAGAGCTGATAACCGGATGGAATCGTGACCTATTTGGCCGAGGACAAGTCATCCAAGCAAATTACGATCCAAGTGGCCAGAGAGTCTACAACGGAGGAAGTGATCTACGCAGTGATGGACATGCGGTTGCTTGGTAA
- a CDS encoding uncharacterized protein (EggNog:ENOG41~MEROPS:MER0005900) — MANIDMSKIIKPWKLDAQPTYSFINAKLIDPVKEQVVENVTIKTSGGKILSIDTSENAAPNTADGEITIDLKGKHVCPGLIDCHVHIAVVPGEASLSAYKDMTEKISLIRQPWVLKPMLDRGFTSVRDCGGATLAMKEAVEEGVCLGPRLFIAGYALSQTGGHGDMRSSHDQSPCSCGTVSGISRIVDGTSECFRVARDELRQGADFIKIMGGGGIASATDKIENLQFSDEEIKAIVTAAKNNGTYVTSHSYTPQAIQQAIRQGVRGIEHGNLLDAETAKLMAETGTFLTPTLITHVMSKQLNFLPPVSAAKNEDVLKRGLQAIKIASDAGVTVCFGTDLLGPLHFAQSKEFSVRSQVQTAGQILRSATVNAAKLLMKDDELGQVKEGFHADFIVLDGNPLQDITLLDRSESSILAVIKDGRIVSSKLSDVKVDVSSRP, encoded by the coding sequence ATGGCTAACATAGATATGTCAAAGATCATCAAGCCTTGGAAACTTGATGCCCAGCCTacatattcttttataaacgCCAAGCTTATCGACCCCGTCAAAGAGCAAGTAGTCGAAAATGTTACAATCAAAACATCCGGAGGAAAGATTCTGTCTATAGACACTAGCGAAAACGCAGCTCCTAATACTGCTGATGGAGAAATCACCATTGACCTTAAAGGCAAGCATGTGTGTCCTGGGCTAATTGACTGTCACGTACATATCGCTGTAGTCCCCGGCGAAGCGAGTTTAAGCGCATACAAGGATATGACTGAGAAAATAAGTCTCATTCGCCAACCCTGGGTCCTGAAACCGATGCTTGATCGAGGATTCACATCCGTCCGCGATTGTGGTGGTGCGACATTGGCTATGAAAgaggctgttgaagaaggcgTTTGCCTCGGTCCTCGACTCTTTATAGCTGGATATGCGCTCTCTCAGACTGGCGGCCATGGCGACATGAGGTCTTCTCACGATCAGAGTCCTTGCTCTTGCGGCACTGTCTCTGGAATCAGTCGTATTGTTGACGGAACATCGGAATGCTTCAGGGTTGCCCGCGATGAGCTGCGCCAAGGGGCAGACTTTATCAAGATCATGGGTGGCGGAGGCATCGCAAGCGCTACGGACAAGATTGAGAACCTTCAATTTTCAGACGAGGAGATCAAAGCCATCGTTACCGCGGCAAAGAACAATGGCACATATGTCACAAGCCATAGCTACACGCCGCAGGCCATTCAACAAGCCATCCGACAAGGCGTGAGAGGCATTGAACACGGCAACCTCCTTGATGCAGAGACGGCTAAGCTCATGGCCGAAACGGGCACATTCCTTACACCGACGTTAATCACGCACGTCATGTCGAAGCAGCTCAATTTCTTGCCTCCGGTGTCAGCAGCGAAGAACGAGGATGTCTTGAAAAGGGGCCTTCAAGCTATCAAGATTGCGAGCGATGCCGGCGTAACGGTCTGCTTTGGCACCGATCTATTAGGACCACTGCACTTTGCTCAGAGCAAAGAGTTTTCCGTGCGAAGCCAGGTTCAGACGGCGGGCCAAATTCTTCGCAGTGCGACTGTCAACGCGGCCAAGTTGCTTATGAAAGACGATGAGCTGGGGCAGGTGAAGGAGGGATTCCACGCcgactttatagtattagaTGGAAATCCTTTGCAGGACATTACGCTGTTGGATCGTTCTGAATCGAGTATCTTGGCCGTAATCAAGGATGGAAGGATTGTTTCGTCAAAGTTGTCTGACGTCAAGGTAGATGTATCAAGTCGGCCATAG
- a CDS encoding uncharacterized protein (EggNog:ENOG41), whose amino-acid sequence MGSVANTDPVLDLVVLGLSSGISVESIDCALCRFRQQNAAGPVSLELLKYGEALLDPEIKKRLMDMALHDFNVPEQVAEINAILGEAFATAGLEFIATNNIDKSTIDFISSHAQATWRIPHPITRQARTSISMNEGVVIAARTGITTVTDFRVGEVAVGQPGASLADFDALLLHHPTKLRACQNISGIGSVCFIPPDIDGELNDNFFSFDTGPGNIYIDAAIHHYTNGAQRYDIDGEIGKRGKVDEEIVDDFISSHPYFQRSIPKSAGRDDFRAVLAHELISKAEDKGLLPEDVVATITRITAQSIVDHYKCFAPSQNIDELFLCGGSAYNPNIVNFIQKNYPSTKIFTLDAAGIPAVAREAITLALRGMDAVVGRTVLTSHGAETRQEQIVGKVSPGDNYEQVMQKVMQFGKGEMLGPIRDLVNVVKGEVIPNKW is encoded by the exons ATGGGCTCTGTTGCAAACACTGATCCAGTATTGGATTTGGTTGTTTTGGGCCTGAGCAGTGGAATTTCCGTG GAGAGCATAGACTGCGCTTTATGCCGCTTCAGACAGCAAAACGCTGCAGGGCCTGTCAgcctggagctgctgaaATATGGAGAGGCGCTACTGGACCCTGAAATCAAGAAGCGACTGATGGACATGGCTCTCCATGACTTCAACGTACCAGAGCAAGTCGCGGAAATCAATGCTATTCTCGGGGAAGCTTTTGCCACGGCCGGATTGGAGTTCATTGCCACCAACAACATTGATAAATCTACAATAGATTTTATCAGTTCTCATGCACAAGCAACATGGCGCATTCCTCATCCCATAACACGCCAAGCGAGGACATCGATCAGTATGAACGAAGGCGTCGTCATTGCTGCACGTACCGGAATCACAACAGTGACCGATTTTCGAGTCGGCGAAGTCGCTGTGGGCCAGCCAGGGGCTTCCCTGGCCGACTTTGACGCCCTGCTTCTGCATCATCCTACCAAGCTAAGAGCTTGTCAAAACATTAGCGGCATCGGCAGCGTATGCTTTATCCCCCCAGACATCGACGGCGAGCTAAATGACaacttcttttcctttgacaCGGGCCCTGGAAACATTTACATCGACGCTGCTATTCACCATTATACTAATGGCGCGCAGAGATACGATATAGATGGCGAAATAGGCAAGCGAGGAAAGGTTGACGAAGAGATCGTGGACGACTTCATCTCCTCTCATCCTTACTTTCAACGGTCTATTCCCAAGAGTGCTGGCCGCGATGATTTCAGGGCTGTATTAGCTCATGAACTTATATCAAAAGCAGAAGATAAGGGGCTTTTACCGGAAGACGTTGTTGCCACGATCACGAGAATCACGGCTCAGTCTATCGTGGATCATTATAAGTGCTTTGCGCCATCACAAAATATCGACGAACTGTTCCTTTGTGGAGGCAGCGCATATAACCCAAACATTGTTAATTTTATTCAGAAAAACTATCCTTCGACGAAAATATTCACGCTTGACGCTGCTGGTATCCCGGCCGTTGCAAGAGAAGCAATCACCCTTGCTTTACGCGGTATGGACGCAGTTGTTGGCCGGACTGTTCTAACGTCGCACGGCGCTGAGACACGGCAAGAGCAGATTGTTGGAAAGGTATCTCCTGGCGATAATTATGAACAGGTGATGCAGAAGGTGATGCAATTCGGAAAAGGCGAAATGTTAGGGCCTATAAGAGACTTGGTCAACGTGGTCAAGGGGGAGGTAATACCCAACAAGTGGTGA
- a CDS encoding uncharacterized protein (MEROPS:MER0001288), producing MSLSQLTLVLPAPPSSSRLSPPSCPFQSPSLSSPLRSPSPALSSIITATMAVLSRLALTASFALGASAAGLGGSWQQSPLTSPSSLSSSHGSKPLISTEALQEAISIDALVKRAEKFYKFAQTSEEDYGHPTRVIGSSGHERTLNYIVNTLLDQGDYYNISTQEFPVTLSNVFESQLVLGSSVSKSAVPMGLTPATKDREPVHGQLVLVNNDGCHDSDYPANVKGNIAFIRRGACAFGDKSIGAGKAGAKAAVIYNTDPEELHGTLGEPTKYHVATFGIDGVEGNEFAKKLAKGESVSSIAYIDAEVKQIQTVNVLAQTDEGDPDNCVMLGGHSDGVAEGPGINDDGSGSMSVLEVAVQLTKFKVNNCVRFAWWAAEEEGLLGSDFYAASLSEEENQKIRLFMDYDMMASPNFAYQIYNATNAESPAGSEELRDLYVDWYKSQGLNYTFIPFDGRSDYDGFIRAGIPAGGIATGAEAVKTKEEEEMFGGHAGQWLDPCYHQICDDLGNLNHTAWEVNTKLIAHSVATYALSFEGFPKREQESKISSYSETIKQHGPKAIM from the exons ATGAGCTTATCTCAGTTGACTCTTGTTCTCCCAGCTCCTCCATCatcgtctcgtctctctcctccatcttgtccCTTCCAATCGCCCTCACTCTCCTCTCCGCTCCGCTCACCATCTCCCGCACTCTCCTCCATAATCACCGCCACAATGGCTGTCCTGAGCCGATTGGCCCTCACGGCCTCGTTTGCTCTCGGCGCCTCGGCCGCTGGGCTCGGCGGATCCTGGCAGCAGAGCCCGCTGACGTCGCCCTCGTCGCTCTCATCGTCGCACGGCTCGAAGCCGCTGATTAGCACCGAGGCCCTGCAAGAGGCCATCAGCATCGACGCTCTCGTGAAGCGCGCCGAAAAGTTCTACAAGTTTGCCCAGACCTCGGAGGAGGACTACGGCCACCCGACCCGAGTCATTGGCAGTTCTG GCCACGAGAGGACTCTCAACTACATTGTCAACACTCTGCTCGACCAAGGCGATTATTACAACATCTCTACCCAGGAATTCCCGGTGACGCTGAGCAATGTCTTCGAGTCCCAGCTTGTTCTCGGCAGCAGCGTATCGAAGAGTGCTGTTCCTATGGGCTTGACACCGGCAACCAAGGACAGAGAGCCTGTCCATGGCCAGTTGGTGCTCGTAAACAACGACGGCTGCCATGACTCCGATTACCCTGCCAACGTCAAGGGCaatattgccttcatccgCCGAGGAGCTTGCGCCTTTGGCGACAAGTCCATCGGGGCTGGAAAGGCGGGCGCCAAGGCTGCGGTCATCTACAATACCGACCCCGAGGAGCTCCACGGTACGCTGGGCGAGCCAACCAAATATCACGTTGCGACTTTCGGCATCGACGGTGTGGAGGGCAACGAGTTTGCCAAGAAGCTTGCCAAGGGCGAATCCGTCAGTTCAATTGCCTACATCGACGCCGAGGTCAAACAGATCCAGACGGTCAATGTCCTGGCGCAGACGGACGAGGGAGATCCAGACAACTGCGTCATGCTTGGTGGCCACAGTGACGGCGTTGCCGAGGGCCCCGGTATCAACGACGATGGCTCTGGCAGCATGTCTGTCCTCGAGGTTGCTGTCCAGCTGACCAAATTCAAGGTGAACAACTGCGTCCGCTTTGCCTGGTGggccgccgaggaggagggtcTCCTGGGATCCGACTTTTACGCTGCCAGCCTGTCCGAGGAAGAGAACCAGAAAATTCGCCTCTTCATGGACTACGATATGA tggCCAGCCCCAACTTTGCCTACCAAATCTACAACGCTACCAACGCAGAGAGTCCTGCCGGCTCCGAGGAACTGCGAGACCTCTACGTCGACTGGTACAAGTCCCAGGGTCTCAACTATACCTTTA TTCCCTTTGACGGCCGTAGCGACTACGACGGCTTCATCCGCGCCGGCATTCCTGCTGGTGGAATTGCCACTGGTGCGGAAGCTGTGAAGacaaaggaggaggaagaaatgTTTGGCGGCCATGCCGGACAGTGGCTTGACCCCTGCTACCACCAGATCTGCGACGACCTGGGCAACCTGAACCACACTGCATGGGAGGTGAACACCAAA CTTATTGCTCACTCTGTCGCTACCTACGCTCTTTCCTTTGAGGGATTCCCCAAGCGTGAGCAGGAGTCCAAGATTAGCTCCTACAGCGAGACGATCAAGCAGCACGGTCCCAAGGCAATCATGTAA
- a CDS encoding uncharacterized protein (EggNog:ENOG41), with protein sequence MATTPPPAASVPILEQLCVTTAIIGLLAIGGKTIDSLYEMNTSPGRDTAILNKALQEVKQCRSSVHILYKNFSLLEAGQLPYPDRATWISIDDLIATLTDAVLAISDLQEAIVPIEICENLSARIASCTQHSQKLSSLSARIRWHNLSMNMMMTILKCPGEQDAQNSKLGLERRMTRLLSSNSDLSLRMRRLRDSFGARSMARRAIPNYAPVAQNAPRLPADRTSSASSISEASAATSTSGQSGQQPTSDGDAAVAAPQPRLWSIFSGYNLADIPVLSMIPLPVLTLELRDNEFYTFDFAQRVSDDLVELMQLDPGQQGTSKMLRVILQKPVVALPPGSSAGMNTTPNTAPVPLDASAIAPASTAPAEQPMRLKKMIKFKNPLKHRIRRKTVK encoded by the exons ATGGCCACGACGCCTCCGCCCGCGGCCTCGGTGCCCATCCTCGAGCAGCTCTGcgtcaccaccgccatcatTGGCCTGCTGGCCATTGGCGGCAAAACCATCGACTCGCTCTACGAGATGAACACCAGCCCTGGCCGTGACACAGCCATCCTCAACAAGGCGCTGCAGGAAGTCAAGCAGTGCCGCTCCTCCGTGCACATTCTGTACAAGAACTTCTCCCTCCTCGAGGCCGGCCAGCTGCCCTATCCCGACCGGGCCACTTGGATCAGCATCGACGACCTGATCGCCACGCTGACCGATGCCGTTCTCGCCATCTCTGACCTGCAAGAGGCCATTGTGCCCATTGAGATTTGCGAAAACCTGTCCGCGCGAATCGCTTCGTGCACACAGCATTCCCAGAAGCTGTCGAGCTTGTCGGCCAGGATACGGTGGCATAACCTGTCCATGAACATGATGATGACCATCCTAAAGTG TCCTGGCGAACAAGATGCGCAGAATAGCAAGCTCGGCCTGGAGCGACGAATGACCAGATTGCTCTCCTCCAACAGCGACCTGTCGCTCCGCATGCGCCGCCTGAGGGATTCCTTTGGCGCGCGATCCATGGCCCGGCGCGCAATCCCCAACTATGCGCCCGTAGCCCAGAATGCGCCGCGGCTACCCGCCGACCGCAcatcctcagcctcgtccatcTCTGaagcctcagcagcaacgTCCACGTCGGGGCAGTCAGGCCAGCAGCCCACATCCgatggtgatgctgctgttgctgctccCCAGCCTCGACTCTGGTCCATCTTCTCCGGCTACAACCTGGCCGACATACCCGTTCTCTCCATGATTCCTCTCCCAGTCCTTACCCTCGAACTCCGTGATAACGAATTCTACACCTTTGATTTCGCCCAGCGAGTAAGCGATGACCTCGTTGAGCTCATGCAGCTCGATCCGGGCCAGCAGGGCACCAGCAAGATGCTGCGTGTCATCCTCCAGAAGCCGGTCGTGGCTCTGCCGCCGGGAAGCAGCGCCGGCATGAACACGACCCCCAACACTGCCCCAGTGCCGCTGGATGCTTCGGCCATTGCTCCTGCGAGCACGGCTCCCGCGGAGCAGCCCATGcggttgaagaagatgatcaaGTTCAAGAACCCGCTCAAACACCGTATTCGAAGAAAGACGGTCAAATGA